In Candidatus Cohnella colombiensis, one DNA window encodes the following:
- a CDS encoding PBP1A family penicillin-binding protein, with the protein MNKHNFHKNKGNRRRISGIFKLLKRFRIWIIGILLLLSSLLAIGAYWIHTLDIAKLVIPISAPTQFIDRYGVVSSEITSAKIEYVTIDQVPLYLQQAIVAVEDKRFYDHTGVDVFGIVRAAFRNAKEGGAVQGGSTITQQLAKNVFLTGEKTFSRKLTEAGYALKIEASYNKDQILEMYLNQIYFGEGQWGVQRAAKRYFGKQTKELTLAESALLAALPKAPSRYSPLQNKELALERRNLVLGLMKDEGFISESDYQNAKAEPIKVFKEIPQEQVNHLLGQYASYTDEVIDEAIRLYGFTERQLLAGNLLIYTELDPVVQNAMEETYRNESLFPESTTDQLLQSGAVIMDPSTGGVRGIVGQRGEHTFRGFNHATQLVRQPGSVFKPLIVYAPALERGYDANSTLYDGPLDIGGYRPDNVDHRTLGQVSLHEAVVHSRNIPTVWLLNEIGLHTGIEFVEKLGIPLVEEDRNLSLALGGLSQGVSPLQMAQGYSVFPNLGDQVQAHTITKITTVDGRVLAEAEHQPVAVMSPENAYAMTEILRDVVRVGTGKNAAIDRPVAGKTGTTQLPQNKQFEGITGAKDAWFVGYTPELVGAVWLGYDHTDSNHYLTSSGGQYPALIFREMMSLALRDVPVSEFKRPILEQAKEDKTSQGNKKEKKEEQKKKKEEQKKKKEEQKKKKEEQKKKKEEKKKEKSIP; encoded by the coding sequence TTGAACAAACATAATTTTCATAAAAACAAAGGAAACCGCCGCAGGATCTCCGGCATCTTTAAGTTGCTGAAGCGATTCCGGATATGGATCATCGGAATTTTGCTCCTTCTTTCATCGCTATTAGCAATTGGAGCCTATTGGATCCATACTCTTGATATCGCCAAGCTAGTCATTCCTATATCTGCTCCGACCCAATTCATTGATCGGTACGGCGTGGTTAGTTCCGAGATTACTTCTGCAAAAATCGAATATGTGACGATCGACCAAGTTCCGCTGTATCTCCAGCAGGCGATCGTCGCGGTCGAAGATAAGAGATTTTACGATCACACCGGAGTGGACGTCTTCGGAATTGTTCGCGCTGCTTTTCGTAATGCAAAGGAAGGTGGCGCAGTGCAAGGCGGAAGCACGATTACCCAGCAGCTTGCCAAAAACGTATTTTTAACAGGTGAAAAAACGTTCTCGCGCAAGCTGACGGAAGCCGGTTATGCACTTAAGATCGAGGCTTCATATAATAAGGACCAAATTCTCGAAATGTACTTGAATCAAATTTATTTCGGGGAAGGCCAATGGGGAGTGCAAAGAGCTGCCAAGCGGTATTTCGGCAAACAAACGAAGGAGTTGACGTTGGCTGAGAGTGCTTTGCTCGCTGCATTACCGAAAGCTCCAAGTCGATACTCTCCGCTTCAGAATAAGGAGCTTGCTTTGGAGCGTCGTAACCTTGTGCTAGGTTTAATGAAAGATGAGGGTTTTATCTCCGAATCAGATTATCAAAACGCCAAAGCGGAACCGATTAAAGTGTTCAAGGAAATTCCCCAGGAACAGGTCAACCATTTGCTGGGTCAATATGCTTCATATACGGACGAAGTGATCGATGAGGCCATTCGTTTATATGGATTTACCGAGCGCCAGCTGCTGGCTGGAAATCTACTTATCTACACAGAGCTGGATCCGGTAGTTCAGAACGCAATGGAAGAAACGTACCGCAATGAATCCCTGTTCCCAGAAAGCACAACCGACCAGCTGCTGCAGAGCGGGGCAGTCATCATGGATCCGTCTACTGGAGGTGTACGCGGAATTGTGGGACAGCGAGGAGAGCATACATTCCGCGGTTTCAATCATGCTACACAGCTTGTTAGGCAACCTGGATCGGTATTTAAGCCATTAATCGTTTACGCGCCTGCCCTGGAAAGAGGGTACGATGCAAATTCTACGCTATATGATGGTCCATTGGATATTGGGGGTTACCGTCCTGATAATGTGGATCATCGAACGTTAGGGCAAGTATCGCTTCATGAGGCGGTTGTCCATTCCAGAAATATCCCAACGGTATGGCTGTTGAACGAAATTGGACTTCATACCGGAATAGAGTTCGTAGAGAAACTCGGTATTCCGCTAGTAGAGGAAGATCGTAATTTAAGCTTGGCGCTGGGCGGGCTGTCACAAGGGGTATCCCCGCTTCAAATGGCGCAGGGCTATAGTGTGTTCCCTAATCTTGGAGATCAGGTTCAAGCGCATACCATTACGAAAATTACAACTGTGGACGGACGAGTTCTTGCTGAGGCTGAGCACCAACCGGTTGCGGTTATGTCGCCGGAGAACGCTTATGCGATGACCGAAATATTGCGAGATGTTGTAAGGGTAGGCACAGGAAAGAATGCGGCAATCGATCGTCCGGTGGCTGGGAAGACGGGAACGACGCAGCTTCCGCAGAACAAACAGTTCGAAGGGATCACCGGTGCTAAAGATGCATGGTTTGTCGGCTATACGCCAGAGCTGGTAGGGGCGGTCTGGCTCGGCTATGATCACACGGACAGCAATCATTATTTGACATCATCAGGCGGGCAATACCCTGCTTTAATTTTCCGCGAAATGATGTCCTTAGCTTTAAGGGATGTTCCTGTATCCGAGTTTAAACGTCCTATACTCGAACAAGCGAAAGAGGATAAGACAAGTCAGGGGAATAAAAAAGAGAAGAAAGAGGAGCAAAAAAAGAAGAAGGAGGAGCAAAAAAAGAAGAAGGAGGAGCAAAAAAAGAAGAAGGAGGAGCAGAAAAAGAAGAAAGAAGAAAAGAAAAAGGAGAAATCCATTCCATAG
- a CDS encoding extracellular solute-binding protein, which produces MKITLLSVLLVMVCSLAACTEMKKETGPVEVHFKVIYLEREKTSFYAKPYEDAMEEFNRLNPKIKVIFDYEPPATGAVLKTWLDVLKQMESDEVLDIIPISPEDLRYIANKDLILDLTSYLPNNIDIPQKILDLATIDGKLLVLPYGAYVPAVLYDKDLFDQAQIPYPESEWTWEQFAEISKRLDTSYGSISYSPFSLDTLMISMGASTLSPDGENAVGYFDSPEAVRAVQWLNEYYRSDEGKKAPMGFMNYFGYFDGSETAMIIGSNNLSFSRFEGENKKKLGAAPLPYFVDGRRATQIGYSGYAISRNCKHPEAAWKFIEYLTLDSNQYSIKFAENYLPTSQSVAEAAGLNSDSNMKMYSEELNYAVKLTDGNPYFWSAWNPEMIAEFEKLIELSDDEIPSKLHELADKLEVEMSSLKLADEQQAESLQTAP; this is translated from the coding sequence ATGAAAATAACATTGTTGAGCGTCTTGTTGGTAATGGTTTGTTCGCTGGCAGCTTGCACCGAAATGAAGAAGGAAACGGGACCCGTCGAAGTTCATTTTAAAGTGATCTACCTAGAGAGGGAAAAAACATCTTTTTATGCAAAACCTTATGAAGACGCTATGGAGGAATTCAACCGGTTAAACCCGAAGATCAAAGTGATCTTCGACTATGAGCCTCCGGCTACGGGAGCGGTCTTGAAAACCTGGTTAGACGTACTCAAACAGATGGAAAGCGATGAAGTGTTGGATATCATACCGATTTCACCTGAAGATCTCCGATATATTGCTAATAAAGACCTTATTCTGGATTTGACCTCGTATCTGCCAAATAATATCGACATCCCGCAGAAGATTCTCGACTTGGCTACGATTGATGGCAAATTGTTGGTGTTGCCGTACGGAGCTTATGTGCCTGCCGTTCTTTATGACAAGGACTTGTTTGATCAAGCACAAATTCCTTATCCTGAAAGCGAATGGACCTGGGAGCAGTTTGCGGAGATATCGAAAAGACTGGATACGTCGTACGGATCAATATCCTATAGTCCTTTTTCCCTGGATACACTTATGATCAGTATGGGTGCAAGTACGCTGTCGCCTGACGGTGAAAATGCTGTCGGATATTTTGACAGCCCGGAAGCTGTTCGGGCGGTGCAGTGGCTCAATGAGTATTACCGCAGCGATGAAGGAAAAAAAGCACCAATGGGATTTATGAATTACTTTGGATATTTTGATGGCTCGGAAACGGCGATGATCATAGGGAGCAATAACTTGAGTTTTTCACGTTTTGAGGGAGAAAACAAAAAGAAACTTGGCGCCGCCCCGTTGCCTTATTTTGTGGACGGCCGTCGAGCCACCCAAATTGGCTATTCAGGTTATGCCATTTCACGTAATTGTAAGCATCCCGAAGCTGCATGGAAATTTATCGAATATCTTACGTTAGATAGCAATCAATATTCTATCAAATTCGCAGAAAATTACTTACCAACGAGCCAATCGGTGGCGGAAGCGGCGGGATTGAATTCGGACTCGAACATGAAGATGTACAGTGAAGAACTGAACTACGCGGTTAAGCTGACGGATGGTAATCCTTACTTCTGGTCGGCATGGAATCCTGAGATGATAGCGGAATTCGAAAAGCTAATAGAGTTAAGTGATGACGAAATTCCCTCGAAATTGCACGAGCTTGCAGACAAGCTGGAAGTGGAAATGAGCAGTTTGAAGCTCGCCGACGAGCAGCAGGCGGAATCGTTGCAAACTGCACCCTGA
- a CDS encoding threonine/serine exporter family protein: protein MTQHERQLEVECFILACRLLMQSGAETYRAEDTLLRMAASQGYTEAESFVTPTGILFSTGHGHPIKIAQIKTRSIHLDKISRINEVSRKLSSHQITVEEAYRALKEIDRACYFLNQVWQILFSALGCGGFVILFQGTFIDIPSAAIAGGLGYTTLVLFNRMTKAKLFAEFAAAIVVGLVASFAVNTGIGLEANKIIIGAVMPLVPGVAIANAVRDLMAGHLVSGLSKGAEACLTALAIGSGIAVSLSV from the coding sequence ATGACGCAACATGAGCGACAACTGGAGGTGGAGTGCTTTATTTTGGCTTGCAGGCTGCTCATGCAAAGCGGTGCGGAAACGTACCGGGCTGAAGATACCTTGCTGCGAATGGCCGCTTCGCAGGGTTATACGGAAGCCGAGAGTTTCGTGACACCAACCGGAATATTATTTTCAACAGGCCATGGACATCCGATAAAAATTGCCCAAATTAAAACGCGTTCGATACATTTGGACAAAATCTCCCGTATTAATGAAGTGTCAAGAAAGCTAAGCTCACATCAAATCACGGTCGAAGAAGCTTATAGAGCACTGAAGGAAATCGACCGAGCTTGCTATTTTTTAAATCAGGTTTGGCAAATTTTATTTTCTGCTCTCGGATGTGGCGGATTTGTTATTTTGTTTCAAGGGACATTCATAGATATACCTTCAGCCGCGATAGCCGGAGGCTTGGGATACACGACACTGGTTTTGTTTAACAGGATGACGAAGGCAAAGTTATTCGCGGAATTTGCCGCTGCGATTGTCGTAGGTTTAGTTGCCAGTTTTGCGGTTAACACAGGTATTGGATTAGAAGCGAATAAAATCATCATTGGCGCGGTTATGCCTTTGGTGCCTGGAGTCGCGATTGCGAATGCGGTACGGGATTTAATGGCAGGGCATTTGGTATCAGGACTATCAAAAGGGGCTGAAGCTTGCTTGACCGCGCTCGCTATCGGCTCCGGCATTGCCGTTTCACTAAGTGTTTAG
- a CDS encoding threonine/serine exporter family protein: MEWLYQAVCGFIATMGIAVTFKAPQKSLIHVGLVGAIGWMTYYILIQAMFDAVPASFAGAFAVAILAHALARLYKMPMTVFSVAGIIPLVPGGLAYEAMRAIVLNKYLESLQFATRAGILTGAIVMGLVFAEVFFQLINSLRQKSQHPPT, encoded by the coding sequence ATGGAGTGGCTCTATCAAGCTGTTTGCGGTTTCATCGCCACCATGGGGATCGCCGTTACTTTTAAAGCACCTCAAAAATCTCTTATTCATGTCGGGCTTGTCGGCGCTATCGGATGGATGACTTATTACATTCTGATTCAAGCAATGTTTGATGCCGTTCCGGCTTCCTTCGCGGGCGCATTCGCCGTTGCCATTCTCGCGCATGCTCTTGCGAGACTCTATAAAATGCCGATGACCGTGTTCAGCGTGGCCGGCATCATTCCGCTCGTGCCCGGAGGTTTGGCATATGAAGCGATGCGTGCCATCGTCCTGAACAAATACCTTGAAAGCTTGCAATTTGCCACACGGGCCGGTATTTTAACTGGTGCCATTGTGATGGGACTCGTATTCGCAGAAGTATTTTTTCAATTGATTAATTCACTTCGTCAAAAATCACAACATCCTCCAACATGA